The Cystobacter fuscus DSM 2262 genomic sequence TCAACCCGAGCCTGGGCGCGGTGCTGGTGCCGAGCAGGTGCCGCGGACCCCGCGGCGGGGAAGGGTCTCCGCCGCGGGGCACCTCCTTCTCGCGCTCCTGGCCTGTTGGCGCGCTCGGGAACGTATGGGTTGAAAAATTTTGATTTCCCCGGTGCGTAAGCGCCCGGTTCGCGGGTGACGCGTGGAGTCAATCACTGCCGTCCTCGCGATGGCGCCACCTCGTGCTTGACGGACGAGGCTTGCTCCGTGCTAGTGTCCGGCCCCCGCGCACGTCGCCGCTTTTCGTTTCGACGTTTTATTTTACGTCCAAACCTTCCGCCGCTTCCAGCGGCAGTGGGTATGGGCGTGTCTTTGCGCTCGCGTTGGGCCCGGACGTGAGGGGGGAATCAATCCAGGGAAGATAAGTAACCCCTCTACAAACGGCCTCTTTTCCTCATATGCTCTTTGTCGCAGTCACTCCTCACCTCTCGTGAACAACAACCCGATGACGAACAAAGCTCTGCTCGCGGCCCTCTCCGCTACTTGTGTTGCTGTGACGGCCCATGCCGACCCGCTCCCCTTCACCTTCTCGGGCTACATGCGCGCCGGCACCGGAATCAACGTCCGAGGTGGCACGCAGGTGTGCATGGGCTTGCCGGGTGCCGACACCAAGTGGCGCCTGGGCAATGAATGTGACTACGTGATCGAGCCGACCTTCAACGCGCGGCTCATCTCGCATGAGGGCTCCGACTGGCATGTGCACTTCATGCCCGGCATCTATCGCGCGTGGGGTGGCAAGGAGTTTCAGACCTACAGCTCGCCGGGCGGAGCGGTCTTCCCGGACAGCGGTACGGACGAGCTCGTGGCGCGCTTTGGCCAGGTCTACGCCTACGGGACCAACATCGCGGCGCTCGGCAACGGCAAGGTCTGGGTGGGCCGGCGCTTCTACAACCGCCTGCAGACCGGTATCAACGACCAGTTCCTGGAAAACAACGATGGCGATGGCGCGGGCATCGAGGACATCGACGTGCGCGTGGGCAAGCTCAGCGTGGCCGCCATGCTCAACCCGCGCGGAGGCGTCAGCAACAACCGCATCGCCGTGCCCGTGCGCCTGACCAACATCCCCGTCATTCCCAATGGCGGACTGGCCCTGTACGTCACCCCGTCCATGCAGCTCAAGAGGGACATCCAGACGGACACCCCCAACCCCCAGGAAGCCAATGGGCTGGCCGTGGGCCTCTACCAGACCCTGAACGGCGTCCTGCTCGGTGGCAACACGCTCGTCGCCTTGAAGATGGACTGGCTCGGTACCACGCGCAACAGCCGGGTCCTGCTGCAGCAGTCCGCCAATCTTGGCATCACCGTCATCGAGGGTGTGGCCGAGTACCGCATCAACAAGTCCGCTGGCAACGCTGGCAACAAGTGGTTCGGCGTTGGCATGCGCGCCGACACGCGCGTCATCGGTCCCTTCCGCGTGCTGGCCGAGGTGGGTCATGACATGGTCAAGCCGGACAACGGTGGCCACACGCGCAACATGACCAAGTTCACCCTGGCGACGGCGGTGTCCGCGGGCCAGGAGGCGGGTTCCCGTCCGACGATCCGTCTGTTCGCCACGCACGCCATCTGGGACGAGGCGGCTCGTCTGGCCCTCGACCCGACCTCGCGCCTGGGTCAGGTCTTTGGCGACCAGCGGGCGGGCACCTCGGTGGGTCTCCAGGCCGAAGCCTGGTGGTGATGCGGTCCGGACGCGGCGCGCTCATCCGCCAACCGCGTCCGAGCCTGGTGGTCCTGGAGTTCGATGGCGGTCCATGGTCCGCCGCGCTCCTTCTCCCCTCGGTTCCCCCCCCTCGACGAAGGTGTCAGAGGATTCGTAAAGCGGCGGGGCCGAGCCATGTCCACATTCCCCGGGGCCGGGACATCCGGAAACGAGGAGGTAGTGCATGGAGAATTGGACGCTGGGTTATGGCTCGCTGCTGACGACGCTCGGTGTGGGCGGGTTCCTCGCGACGGGCGGACAACACAAGACGGCGCTCATCCCCGCGGGCTTCGGCACGGCGGCGCTCGGGCTGGGCCTGCTGTCGCGCCGGGCATCCTCTCGGCACTGGGTGCTGGGAGGCGCGGCGCTCGTCGGGCTGCTTGGCTTCCTGGGGGCCGCGCGAGGACTCCGCCAGCTCCCCGCCTTGCTGCGGGGGGAGAAGCTCGAGCGGCCCGCGGCCGTCATCTCCCAATCGGTGATGGCGGGGCTGTCGGCGGCGTACACGGTGCTCGGTGTTCGCGGCCTGCTGCGCGCGTAGGCCGGGCCTCCGCGGTGGGTCCCGGGCCTCTCTCCACGCGAGGCCTGGGACTCATCACTCATGCGGCCTCAGCCGGCGCGGACGGCGTGGAGGAAGCGGGCGTAGCCGAGCTCGGCGGCGTTCTTCGTGAGTTCGACATTGGCCCAGGCGACGACGTCGCCGAACGGACGGTCCCGCATGGGCCAGCGTGTCCGCTGGGTGGAGTGCAGGTCGTCGTCGGTGAGTTGCTCCAGCGCCGCGCGCCACCGTCCTCGCAGCCCGTCGAGCCACTCACGTACGCCATCGGCGGTGCCAGGCCACGTCACGTCCTCGCGGGAGAGCGTCCCGCCGCCGAAGGAGTGGTCGAGCACCATGGACCACCAGAAGCCGAGGTGCCACGTCAGCCACGCGATGCTCGCCGGACCGATGTCATAGTCCTCGCGCTCCGGCCAATCGGCGAGCCACCTTCCCTCGGGGCCTCGATGCACGTGCAAGCCCTTGGGCGCGGGGCGCCACAAGCACTCCTCGGTGGTCAGTCCATTGAGATGGTACTGGGTGAGGCTCCACGCCGTTTCGAACTGCCGCAACAGGTAGCCACGGACGTCGTTGGACATGGGGGGAGCATACCTTTTGGGTCCTTTGACGTCGTTTCGCAGGGGGGCCACACTGCTTCCGCATGAGCACCGCTCCCTCGTCCACCTCCCTCCAGAAGTCCCGCTTCACTCCGGACAGCGCGTCCTGCACGTGCTCCTGGGCTGCCGTACAAAGTGTCTGACACCTCGTACGGACACCTCGTACGGCGCCCCAGACCCACGAAGGGAGAGATTTCTTGAATACGAGTCGAGATGACGCTCCGGACATGGTCGCGGCGAAGTCCTCTCCTCCCACCGAGGCCCAGGACGTGACCGTCGAGG encodes the following:
- a CDS encoding carbohydrate porin, which translates into the protein MTNKALLAALSATCVAVTAHADPLPFTFSGYMRAGTGINVRGGTQVCMGLPGADTKWRLGNECDYVIEPTFNARLISHEGSDWHVHFMPGIYRAWGGKEFQTYSSPGGAVFPDSGTDELVARFGQVYAYGTNIAALGNGKVWVGRRFYNRLQTGINDQFLENNDGDGAGIEDIDVRVGKLSVAAMLNPRGGVSNNRIAVPVRLTNIPVIPNGGLALYVTPSMQLKRDIQTDTPNPQEANGLAVGLYQTLNGVLLGGNTLVALKMDWLGTTRNSRVLLQQSANLGITVIEGVAEYRINKSAGNAGNKWFGVGMRADTRVIGPFRVLAEVGHDMVKPDNGGHTRNMTKFTLATAVSAGQEAGSRPTIRLFATHAIWDEAARLALDPTSRLGQVFGDQRAGTSVGLQAEAWW
- a CDS encoding DinB family protein codes for the protein MSNDVRGYLLRQFETAWSLTQYHLNGLTTEECLWRPAPKGLHVHRGPEGRWLADWPEREDYDIGPASIAWLTWHLGFWWSMVLDHSFGGGTLSREDVTWPGTADGVREWLDGLRGRWRAALEQLTDDDLHSTQRTRWPMRDRPFGDVVAWANVELTKNAAELGYARFLHAVRAG